Part of the Bacillus cereus group sp. RP43 genome is shown below.
GTTATTGTCGATAATACGTTTTGTTCACCTTATTTACAAAGACCTCTTGAACTCGGTTGTGACGCCGTTGTTCACAGTGCGACAAAATATATTGGTGGTCACGGGGATGTTGTAGCGGGTGTAACAATTTGTAGAACGAAAGCGTTAGCTGACAAAATTCGTCCGATGCGAAAAGATATCGGCGGTATTATGGCGCCGTTTGACGCATGGTTATTGTTACGCGGATTAAAAACATTAGCAGTAAGAATGGATCGTCATTGTGATAATGCGGAAAAAATTGTATCGTTTTTGAAAAATCATGAAGCAGTAGAAGGTGTTTGGTATCCAGAAGGGGAGTTAGCATCCCGGCAAATGAAACGAGGCGGGGGCGTTATTTCTTTTTCAATTAAAGGTGGAAAAGAGGAAACACAGTCGTTTATCAATGACCTTCATTTTATTACAATTGCCGTAAGTTTAGGTGATACAGAAACGTTAATTCAGCATCCAGCGACGATGACGCATGCAGCTATTCCAGCTGAACTAAGAAATGAAATGGGTATTTTCGATAATTTAATACGCCTATCTGTCGGCTTAGAATCATGGGAAGATATCGTTTCTGATTTAGAACAGGCGCTAAAGAAGATATCTACTGTGAGTAATCAATAAAAAAGAGTGAGCTATCGGTTTCGTACGTTACGTACTTAATCGATAACTCGCTCTTTTCTTTTTTAAATATGTTTTAGGAGTGTTTCCACAAATTTTTCTAAATAATGCTGATCTACTTCATCGAAACGATTTTTTTCAGGACTATCAATATCAAGTACACCAATGATATTTCCTTCTTTCATAATCGGTACAACGATTTCAGAATTAGAGGCACTATCGCAAGCGATATGTCCTGGGAATTGGTGAACATCTGCTACAAGCTGCGTTGTTTTCGTTTCAGCTGCTACGCCGCAAACACCGCGTCCGAATGGAATACGTACGCAAGCTGGCATTCCTTGGAATGGTCCAAGAACAAGCTGATTTCCTTCTGTTACATAAAAGCCAACCCAATTAACGCGATCTAAAAATTGGTTTAATAATGCGGACGCATTTGATAAGTTTGCGACTACGTTCGGTTCGCCAGTTAATAATGCATCCAGTTGTTTAATTACTGTCTCATACTGTTTTTCACGAGAACCTGCATAACTTTCTTTTGTAAACATGGAAACAACTCCTTTTTTATCGAGATGTGTAAAATATTAGCAAAATACGATGTATTTCACATGACTTTGTCGATAGAAAATTAAAGGAATTTGTCTTAAAAGTCAAGAAATTTAAACTATAGCTGTTCAGTGAGGGGAAGTGAGCGCATGAAGCAGACGAGACAAAAGGTAATTGATGCGGCAATATCGTTGTTTAATACGAAAGGTTATGACGGGACATCGGTGCGAGACATTGCAAAGCGAGCGGATGTGAATGTAGCGAATATTTCATATTATTTTGCTGGAAAGCAAGGATTATTAGAACGGCTTATTACTGATTTTTTAGAGGGGTATATTCACGTAATTGAAACGTCATTTGAACAGAGAGAATATTTATCGGCTAAAGATGTGATGGTGCAAATGGTGCGCGGGATTTTACGATATCAATTTGATAATAGAGAACTGACACGTTTTTTTTATAGAGAGCTTTCGCTTGATACGACATTAATTCGTGAAGTGATGACTGTTTATTTTTCTAGAGAAAGATATTATATAGAGCAAATCATTAAACAAGGACAAATGAAGCAAGAATTTAAAAAGATATCTTTTACAATGTTTATGACGCAATTAAAAGGCATGATGAATATGCCGTTTTTATATCCACAATATATATCAGAGGTGCTACACTCGTTTCCATCTGAGACGTTTTTCTTAGAAATGTATACGAAGGAAATTGAGCAATGGATGGAACGAACATTATATAAAGTGAGTATGTATTATGAACTGCCAAGAGCTGTTCATATGTGAAAAATCCCCACCTAACGAACTGAGGTGGGGATTTTTATATGTTGTTTTCTTTGCCATAAATTGTTGCATAATAGTGCAATAATCGTTAATGAGGCGCCGACAATTTCTATGTTATCGACAGTATAACCTTGAAACATAGAACCGATAAGTGCAAGTACAGGAACTAAATTCATAAATAATATGCCGTTAATAGATGAAATATACCGATTTCCTGTGTTCCAGCAAAATACAGCGATAACGCCAGCAACAATCGACATATAAAAGAGTTCAAAACGAACGCTCATAACTGTATGCAGTGACGGTACAGAAATTATATTCGTGATTGTTAATGCAGTAACGGTTATAACGAGTGAAATAGAACCGAATAAACAAGTTAATGTTGTGTATCTAAGTGGTGACCAAGACTTGAAATTAGCACCGCCATTCGTGTAAATTACCCAGCAAGTAACGCCGCATAACATAAATATATTCGTTGATACGTGACTTGCAGCTCCGAATAATAAGTCAATATTTCCTTTTGAAATGACAAGCATAACACCGAGTAATGCAACGAACATACAGAGAAATGTGTAGTACCCTGGCCGGAGATTTTTTGTTATCCATTGTAATAACAGAGCGATAAGTGGCATAAGAGACTGAATCATAGCGGCATGAATTGCTCCGGAAGGTCCGGCAAGTTGTTGTCCGTAGAAAATGAGAAATCCATACCCAGCGAAACCGAATGTTCCGTAAAACAATAAAGAAAGTGTTCTTTTTTCTAAGCGGAGAGAATTTTTCCCTTCGATAATTAAGAGCAGAATAAGGAAAATAATAGCTGCTGATCCGTATCGGATAGTTGTGAAGAAGAATGGATCTATAAATTGCAAGGCATTTGCCATCACAGGAAACATAAATCCCCAAGCTGTTACAGCGAGTAAGCATAGAAGAGATCCGAGTAACATTTGTTTTTTGTCCAAGAGTATCATTCTCCTTTCTATTTCGTTATAGTAAGTTGATGAAATAAGTATAAAGAGTAATTCTTTGTAGAAGGAAATATCGATTTTTTATGGCGGTTATAACTTTTGGTTAGAGGTGTGTAGGATGGATTTGGAGGCAGTACGATCGTTTATTGAAGTAAAGCATACGCGAAGTTTATCAAAAGCGAGTAAGCTTTTACATATTTCACAACCAGCGCTTAGTAAACAAATTCAAAGATTAGAAGCTGACTTAGAGGTCACTTTATTAAAACGTTCCGCTCAAGGGGTAGAATTAACAAAAGCTGGAGAGTTATTTATAAAAAGCATGTTACCGATTTTGGAGCAAATAAATGCAGTGAAAACGGAAATGAAGGAATATCAAGAGAAGCGGAAAATTTCAATAGGTATATTACCGAGTTTAGCGGCTCATTACATATCAAAGTGTAAAGACTTATTAGAGGATACATATGAAATAGAATGGCAAATTGAGCATACGAAAGTATTAATGGAGTTATTTAAAGAGCGAAAAATTGAAGCGATGTTCATCGATTCAGTAGTAGAAGGTGCTACCTATATAAAAGAAATGCGGGAAGAAAAAATCGTTTGTGCTGTTTCGAATGATCATCCGTATAGAGCGAAACGGGTAATCCAAATGGAAGAGTTGCAAAATGAAAAGCTAATTGTATACCCAGAAATATGCGATGTAAGGAAAATGATTATGCATGTGTTTCAATGTATGGGTGCGAAGCCAATAATTGCAGTTGAAACATCTTATGCAGAACCGATGATTGCGATGGTAGGAGCTGGACTTGGTATAACATTGCTTCCGGAAACCGCTGTACAGCAAGCCGTAATACAAGGTAACGTGCGTGCGATTTCTGTAGAACCACCATTAATGCGAAAGATTTATTTCGTCTCTCATATGAAAGAGAGCTCTTTATCCTGCATTAACTGCCCGTAAAAGCCCGATTGGTGAGGGCTAATAATTAGAGGGGATAGACACCCACCTCTGATTAAAGTTTCACTTTATTGCATTCATTTGAGGACGGAGAATAAAATAAGCGGAATATTAAGAAAGATTGCATTTACATTTAAAGAAACATGAAATTTTAAAAAAAACTAGGTCAAAAACACGTCATTACATGGTATGATTAGAACATTGTTAGTTGTTAAATATAGGGGAATTCCCTTTTTATACATAATGCCTTCCATTTCATAAACGGAACGGACAAAAAAAGAGATATAACTAGGAGGCTTTTTTGCATGGATTCTATCCTGACGATCGTTATCATTGTAGTAAGCTCTATTCTAGTGCTGCTCATGATAGAGCTTGTGATAAGAAATCGTTCATATAAAGATATTGAAGCACTGGAGCAGTGGAAACAAGAGATAAAAGATAAACCTGTGGCAGATGAACTAAAGCGGGTAAAAGATTTAAATATGACAGGTCAAACAGAAGAATTGTTTGGTAAATGGCGTGAAGAGTGGGATGAAATTGTATCAACAACTCTTCCGAAAGCAGAAAAAGATTTAGGGCAAGCGCGAAAATTCGCCTCGCAATTC
Proteins encoded:
- the megL gene encoding methionine gamma-lyase produces the protein MKKKHMETALIHHGYTSEEHKGSLTPPLFQTSTFTFETAQQGEASFAGVDPSYIYSRLGNPTVKLFEERMAVLEGGEEALAFGSGMAAISATLIGFLKAGDHIICSNGLYGCTYGFLEVLEEKFMITHSFCDMETETDIENKIRPNTKLIFVETPINPTMKLIDLEKVIGVAKRNDLLVIVDNTFCSPYLQRPLELGCDAVVHSATKYIGGHGDVVAGVTICRTKALADKIRPMRKDIGGIMAPFDAWLLLRGLKTLAVRMDRHCDNAEKIVSFLKNHEAVEGVWYPEGELASRQMKRGGGVISFSIKGGKEETQSFINDLHFITIAVSLGDTETLIQHPATMTHAAIPAELRNEMGIFDNLIRLSVGLESWEDIVSDLEQALKKISTVSNQ
- a CDS encoding GAF domain-containing protein; this translates as MFTKESYAGSREKQYETVIKQLDALLTGEPNVVANLSNASALLNQFLDRVNWVGFYVTEGNQLVLGPFQGMPACVRIPFGRGVCGVAAETKTTQLVADVHQFPGHIACDSASNSEIVVPIMKEGNIIGVLDIDSPEKNRFDEVDQHYLEKFVETLLKHI
- the refZ gene encoding forespore capture DNA-binding protein RefZ — protein: MKQTRQKVIDAAISLFNTKGYDGTSVRDIAKRADVNVANISYYFAGKQGLLERLITDFLEGYIHVIETSFEQREYLSAKDVMVQMVRGILRYQFDNRELTRFFYRELSLDTTLIREVMTVYFSRERYYIEQIIKQGQMKQEFKKISFTMFMTQLKGMMNMPFLYPQYISEVLHSFPSETFFLEMYTKEIEQWMERTLYKVSMYYELPRAVHM
- a CDS encoding EamA family transporter, with protein sequence MDKKQMLLGSLLCLLAVTAWGFMFPVMANALQFIDPFFFTTIRYGSAAIIFLILLLIIEGKNSLRLEKRTLSLLFYGTFGFAGYGFLIFYGQQLAGPSGAIHAAMIQSLMPLIALLLQWITKNLRPGYYTFLCMFVALLGVMLVISKGNIDLLFGAASHVSTNIFMLCGVTCWVIYTNGGANFKSWSPLRYTTLTCLFGSISLVITVTALTITNIISVPSLHTVMSVRFELFYMSIVAGVIAVFCWNTGNRYISSINGILFMNLVPVLALIGSMFQGYTVDNIEIVGASLTIIALLCNNLWQRKQHIKIPTSVR
- a CDS encoding LysR substrate-binding domain-containing protein, whose amino-acid sequence is MDLEAVRSFIEVKHTRSLSKASKLLHISQPALSKQIQRLEADLEVTLLKRSAQGVELTKAGELFIKSMLPILEQINAVKTEMKEYQEKRKISIGILPSLAAHYISKCKDLLEDTYEIEWQIEHTKVLMELFKERKIEAMFIDSVVEGATYIKEMREEKIVCAVSNDHPYRAKRVIQMEELQNEKLIVYPEICDVRKMIMHVFQCMGAKPIIAVETSYAEPMIAMVGAGLGITLLPETAVQQAVIQGNVRAISVEPPLMRKIYFVSHMKESSLSCINCP